The window GCACTAAAGGAGCTTTCATTGTACGACTTCTATCCCCAGACCGCCCACATCGAAAGCCTCTCGGTTTTCAGCCGCAACGGGGGAAGCGATGAGGGGTAAAAAGTCCCGCAGTTTTGCTGCTGCCCTGTTGGCGCTCATACTGCTAAGCAAAATCAGCGCCCAAAGCCTCCCGCCCGACCCGCCGCCCTTTGACGCTCCGCCCTGGTGGAGGCAAGCCCTGGGCGGCTCCGTGACAGGCCAGCCCGCTGCCCAGGCTGAATCGGTGATCATGACCCTGGACGGCGGCAACGTCAAAGCCTATAGCTACCAGGGACGCCCCCTTTGGAATTATTTTGCCCGGGGCAGGCTCATCCCCTATGTAACCCGTTCCCGGGAGGGCACGAGCTATATCTGCAGAACCAACGGAATTCTCATAGCCCTTAACCGCGCGGGCAGGGAGCTTTGGCAGATCAACCTGGGTGAAACCCTGGCAGCCCCGGTACTGGTCGGCTGGGATGGCAGGCTCTTTGTGTTCACCTCAAAACGCATAACCTGCTACACCGCTTCAGGATACACCCTCTGGAGCAGGAACCTTGAAAAACCCATAGCCCTTAGGCCCGTCAAAGATGAAACAGGCGGCTTTTTCCTCGTTCTCGACGGCGGCGAACTCCTCCGCCTGGACGCCTTTGGCAACACTGTTTCCGACAAGCTTGAGTCCGCGCCTGTCGGGGCTGTTACGCTCAAACTGAATAAAAGCAATGATGTTTCAATATTGTTCTTTTATGCTCAAGGCAATATGGAACTCCTCAACACCAATACCGGCGAGAGGGAAGCCCTCAAGGGCATACCCTACCCCTTCGCCCCGCTGGCTTCCGCAAGCCTGGGGGCGAACGCGGCCCTCCTCCTCAACGATGGCAAGCTGGCATTCCTCTCCATGGATCAGCGCAAGATACTCTGGACCAAGGATACCCACATAACGCCGGAGGAGCTTGCAAGCTCCCGCATCGAAGCGAATATCAGCATGGATGAAAGGGGAATTTATCTCCTCACCAAAACCGGGGCTGTGGGCTTTACCGACGACGGCCGCCGGCTCTGGCTCATACGCATAAAGGGATCCGCGGCCCTCCCCAGCTTTGGCGACGAAGGGGTGCTTTATTCCGGAGGAAGCGATTGGATACTCTACGCCTACAGGCTTGAAGAAAGAGTGAAGGCCCAGAAGCGGGTGCTTTACGGCCCTGCCCCCGAAGGCGATTACGGCGTTGGCAAGCCCCTGGCCCTCTTTATGGCGGACGATTATTTCCGCTACAGCGAAGAGGACATGGAGCCCAGGCTCCGCGAAATAAGCCAGGCCATACGGAATGGCCGGATTGGGGAACACGAAAGGGAATACGCCTCCTATCTGATGGACATAGCAGGCAGCGCCATCGGTACCCCACGCACAGGCGCGCGGCCTCCTGTGTTCGTCCGCCACAGGTCCGAGGCAGTGAGGCTATTGGCGTATTTCGGCTCCCGTGAAACCGTCCCCTTTTTAGCGGATCTCTTTACCCGGGAAAACGATCCCCTTGTCAAAGCCGCCGCGGCCGAAGCTCTTGGCAGGATCGGTGTCGATCCCGAGGGACTTGCCCTCCAGGCCTTTTCCAACGCAGTCTTTCCCCCGGCCCCGCTGAGGGATGAACATGCCCTGGCCGCCATTGCCGATGCCACAGGCGCCATTTGCCGCTTCTCGGGCCCGCCCCTGAGCGACGCAGGGGTCCGGGTGCTCACATCCCTGGCAAGCGTCGACAGGCCCTCCTCTGTACGCAGCCAGGCGGAAAGAGAGCTTAAAACCTTGCGGCGTTAGCCAAAAATAGATATACTTAAAAAAGATTAAAGGCAATCGATCGACAAAAGTTCAAGGAGCGAAAAGAATGAAAAAGTCCCTGCGTCCCATTTCTTCTTTATATATTCTCATTTTATTGGGGGTACTGGCAGCGCCCCTGGCGTTTGGCCAGGTAAACCGCGACGAATTGAGCGATCTTGGGCCAGTTGAATTCATCAACTATGAAGGCCCCTATTCCCGTATAGAGACCAGGGCCCAGATCAAGGCCATTGGCTATTCCCTGGGGGTCATGATACGCACAGGCCAGACAAGGGCAGGCGGCACAGGCCGCTACTTTGTGATCCATTCGGTCTCCCCTGCGGATGGCTTTAAGCTTGACGCCGATGTTTTCGGCCTCGGCGTGGATATCGGCGTTGACCATGTGCGTAACCTCCGCCTCATCATTCAGGGCTACCTAGAGGCTGCCTATAGCTACACAGAAAAAGATGCCGCCCTTCTGGCTGAATACATCACTATCTACAACGCCGTTTACCGGGGAGACCTGAAA is drawn from Leadbettera azotonutricia ZAS-9 and contains these coding sequences:
- a CDS encoding PQQ-binding-like beta-propeller repeat protein is translated as MRGKKSRSFAAALLALILLSKISAQSLPPDPPPFDAPPWWRQALGGSVTGQPAAQAESVIMTLDGGNVKAYSYQGRPLWNYFARGRLIPYVTRSREGTSYICRTNGILIALNRAGRELWQINLGETLAAPVLVGWDGRLFVFTSKRITCYTASGYTLWSRNLEKPIALRPVKDETGGFFLVLDGGELLRLDAFGNTVSDKLESAPVGAVTLKLNKSNDVSILFFYAQGNMELLNTNTGEREALKGIPYPFAPLASASLGANAALLLNDGKLAFLSMDQRKILWTKDTHITPEELASSRIEANISMDERGIYLLTKTGAVGFTDDGRRLWLIRIKGSAALPSFGDEGVLYSGGSDWILYAYRLEERVKAQKRVLYGPAPEGDYGVGKPLALFMADDYFRYSEEDMEPRLREISQAIRNGRIGEHEREYASYLMDIAGSAIGTPRTGARPPVFVRHRSEAVRLLAYFGSRETVPFLADLFTRENDPLVKAAAAEALGRIGVDPEGLALQAFSNAVFPPAPLRDEHALAAIADATGAICRFSGPPLSDAGVRVLTSLASVDRPSSVRSQAERELKTLRR